GAAGAATGTCCTCTGATGAATCCATCCAAAGATTATATAGTCCAGATTTAATGGCTTCGTTTATTAAATTTTTTAAGCGTGATTTTTCCTGGGTGGGGTTTTGTTGATAGTCTTCCCCATGAAATGAAATATAGTCTCCTTGAATAAAAATAGGGCCTTTGTATTTCTCCCGGATGGCTGCGGCTGAAACGATAGTTGAAAATTCACCAGAGGTTTGATTGCCGTGGAATATTTGGTTTGAGTCAATTTCAAAGATAAAAGCGCATGCATTATTTTCTCTTGCCGCCCGGAAAATGGATCTCGCCATGGTGTAGGAAAAGGCCGTTATTTGGAAGACAGGGAGGGTTAAATTCCTGGCTCCCTGGTGTTTGGAGAATTCAAAAATTCCACTAATGGACGCAGGGAAAATTTGGGAGGCTCGGGCCATGGCTTTGATCAACCAACGTGATGTTGCTTTAATTTGTGTGTCAGGATGGAAAACAGAATTATAAACCAAGCGGTCTGTGAGGGTTCCGGTCGCTTTTCCTTGATCCAGAAAGCTAACCTGACCGTTTTGAACCTGAAGACATCCCTTAATGGTGTCGCTCAACTCGCTCATCATGGAAAATTTTGCGAAAGGATTCATCTTTTAATCTCACTCAAGAAGGGATCAGGAGGGTAGATTTGAAGAGTTTCTTTAATAATAGAAAAACGAAGCGTTTTGAAAATGGGTCACTTTCCGGGAGACCTTGTAAAATTGTAGATCAAGCAATTACTTAGGGTTGTTGCCCTGAGTAGATCTTGATTACCGTACTGAGAAACTTAAGAGCCTCCGGTTTAGAGCGTTGGAAAGAATTTCGCCCAATAATGGACCCATAACCGCCACCGTCCCGAATCGCACGCACATCATTGAAGAAGGGTTCATCTCCCCCTTTTGCGCCACCAGAAAAAATAACGATTCGCCGTCCATTAAATGCACTTTGAACCACATGACGAACCCGATCTTCCGGGCTGGAGATTGGAATTTTTTCGGCGTCGTAAACTTTTTTTGCTGCGGGCTGCTCAATATGGTCTGAAGGGAGTTTAACCTTGATGATATGGGCTCCCAATTGGGCGGCGATTTGTGCTGCATAGGAGACGACGTCAATGGCGGTTTCCCCTTGTTTACTCAAACAGGATCCTCTGGGATAAGACCACACCACAACGACCAAACCGTTGGCCTTGGCTTCTTCTGCAATTTCCCTCAATTGCTGGTACATTTCCAAAATACGGGAAGAGCTGGGATAAATGGTATAACCCACCGCAACACAACCCAGACGAAGGGCATCTCGAACGCTTCCGGTTTGAGAAGAAATGGGATCTTTTTCATCCAAGAGGGTGTCATGATTGTTCAGTTTTAAAATAAGGGGAATTTGTCCCGCGAATTCGGCGGCACCGGCTTCTAAAAACCCCAGAGGGGCCGCATAGGCATTGCAACCTGCGTCAATGCCCAGTTGAAAATGGTAATGAGGATCATAACCGCTGGGGTTAGATGCAAAACTTCTTGCCGGGCCGTGCTCAAACCCCTGATCCACGGGTAAAATAACCAATTTGCCAGTCCCGGCTAGGGTTCCATGGTTGAGAAGGCGAACCAGATTGGTTCGTGTTCCTGGGCTTTCGTTTTGATAATAACTTAAAATCTCTTGAACCCTTTTTGTCATCTTCAAACCCCCGCGTTTTTCATTATGAGTTTTTCAAAAAAATTCAAAAATGATACAAAAGATTAAACCAA
This genomic stretch from Nitrospiria bacterium harbors:
- a CDS encoding class I fructose-bisphosphate aldolase — translated: MTKRVQEILSYYQNESPGTRTNLVRLLNHGTLAGTGKLVILPVDQGFEHGPARSFASNPSGYDPHYHFQLGIDAGCNAYAAPLGFLEAGAAEFAGQIPLILKLNNHDTLLDEKDPISSQTGSVRDALRLGCVAVGYTIYPSSSRILEMYQQLREIAEEAKANGLVVVVWSYPRGSCLSKQGETAIDVVSYAAQIAAQLGAHIIKVKLPSDHIEQPAAKKVYDAEKIPISSPEDRVRHVVQSAFNGRRIVIFSGGAKGGDEPFFNDVRAIRDGGGYGSIIGRNSFQRSKPEALKFLSTVIKIYSGQQP